The genomic window CTACTGGATGGAAACGTGCTACAGTCCTACTGCTACACAAAACTGAGaaagtgtcagactttaatATCTGCCGTCCTACATCCACACCTGTGGAGGCGCTAGCGCACCATAGACGTATTTATCAGCGGCCATgagaatccacagaggaggaagacggctgCCTCTGTCTTCTAATAGGTCCTCATTCTGGCTATGAGTAGCTGTGTTTTCGCGTAGCAGTGCATTGACTAGATCGCAtcttactgaagaaagatgtctggacgaggaaagggaggaaaggggctcggtaaaggaggcgcaaagcgtcaccgcaaagttctccgtgataacatccagggcattaccaagcccgccatccgccgcctggctcgccgtggcggagtgaagcgtatctccggtctgatctacgaggagacccgcggcgtgttgaaggttttcctggagaacgtgatccgcgatgctgtcacctacaccgagcacgccaagaggaagaccgtcaccgccatggacgtggtgtatgctctgaagagacaggGCCGCACTCTCTACGGCTTCGGCGGATAAACTCACTTtccaacagctcaacaacacaacggctcttttaagagccacacaccgagtcaatgagagctcacatcctctgctcaaCAACAAGTCGTTCTCCGAGTAGATGTCTTACAATGTCAAgatttcaaagttatttaatgtcaaaacatcacataacaATTACTAATcgtagtttcctctttaatttctaaACGTTGAAGTGACccttaaaaacagtttatattaaactgttatctctttatacacatatatgtgtgtgtgtatatatactgtagtaacaccaggcagccaacagatagaactgctctccagatatgtgaactggaacaacgtccactaccagttgaactctcctacatgtcctgtcagaagctttgttttccagtagctcagcttctcctgttttattgcagattctgatctgttctgagttttgaaaatgagctctgtagctgcatcaacttgatcagttgaacactaagttaaatatcagagtgtaattaaaaaggaccagggacagagctgtttgattaggtgctgcacctcaccagtttgttgctttgaacGGATGTTGAGGCGTAGGTGAAAATGAGTCACCCCCTGTAACAGcataactataaaataaacaacaatctgaCCACAATTTAAGGAAGTGAAGTTGACATTACTCATTCCATCTTTCAGTCAAGCACGTGGGGAGAGTGTcgagacaagaaaaaagaaatgttggccaagttaaataaattcatcatgttacttacattatctgacttgtattttaattcaaatagattaacaaacagacattgacatgaatacacagacactcacacacatatccaccctcacacataaatatatacacacagacacacagccataaAGTGAAAATCTAAATTCACATATCTACATTTGCTGCTATGAAGAACACACGAGTGGTCCTCTACGTGCACACCACAGCGTGCGAAAGACACTGACGTTCCCTCGTACCTCGGGAGTTTGGTAACGGCCTTACACTGAAGCCTTCTggaccctgactgactgacctattGACTTACTCactggctgccggaggctacgatgtggagaagaacaattcctGCGTCAACagttcttaactacagggagtctagatagattgagcaatattagatgtcatcttacaatgttcagattaagaagttagttaatatcaaaacatcaaatattataaaacatagctttaaactctgtgaaggggTAGCCTACTTttacctacacacatgcatcatgtaacatgatgttcagcaatatcgtcattacttcaaataccatactttttaaagagtgtgcctttgttgttatatttatcgtaTTACCTTGTGTCTTTCCTTGCTCAATAGAAAAGTGACAGttgcttagaaaaatgacaattccggcctcacatcatgtaaccatactgtgttgtagtaacctcaggcagccaacagacggagctgctctccaaatgatgtgaacctgagtaaagtccactaccagaagaactctcctccatgttctgtcagaagctttgttttccagtagctcagcttctcctgctttattgcagctacttgtttgagtcatagaaatgagctctgtagctgcatcaacttgatcagtggctgtcattaaactaaagtattgatgaactgtcatcagacactgcaacacctaCAGAGTGAAAGTTACGATGTTAAATTTACTAACAGGGAGTAGAgggtttttccaggtgatgtttttctcagctttatgatttaaacacttAGTAAATTTGTCAGcgtataattaaaatatactatctcacgaccaacattacaaccttagctcacctgatgaggcAAAAGCTATTTGAATTCACTGAAGACGACCCTGAGAAGTGgtcgaaagctcagcaaacaagtggagctctttgaactgatccagagtcacgctcctctgaaataataataagatatcttagcaaaacttgatatttacatgCTTATATTTACGTTTGATACTCTATTTctgtcttaaattaacttttacataaagaaaaccttgcacattgtacagtttaattcagaTCAAACAATAACTTCAGACAGTGTGCTTTGATGACTCAGGCCAAATCATAGCCAGACCAGATCATAGGAAACTAACATACATCGAAGGAGAAACTTTTCAAGGGGACggctggaggaaagtgcagagctgggagtcagtTTGGTAACAAGGGAGCAAGCGGTGGAAATAACCGaacgaaagacaaaaaaaaaacagaacgaaaACAGCACGGACTGCGGAGAACGGGTGTGAgtgaagacgagagagagaacggagcctgaagttaaaacaaaatatcacagatcacagatcaatATAATCtgtatcagctgatcagacatcgctgaaccctctcttcttcctcatccttccattcgcatgcacgcagaaccccttgccactgtcacggtagtatttatttatttagagcctCGGACCaattccctcacatctgtggatcctcacctcctctgggatattatttggaaagtttcttcatttcctgtaagtgatctccagtgcgctctgtgagcctgatggcacagtcacgttcactgcagtgatttgatgatacacgcagtgtttgaagactatattaaaacctatgaatgactcggctccgtaactccacgattaaatggaatctaaacgtaatttgctgcaagtcATGTTTAAACtaaaaggttcgagtggaacagacatgtcgctcgagcaaaactaagctgttggttttattgtaaatgatgaattggatcaatactctgacttcagttcaccacctcacgtctgtgtcgccactttcccctctccaaaacgttcgtacgcatgggtcagagtttgcgtggaaatacgcaacgttTGCTTGAGAAGTGGCGTGCGCACGTTTCAGCCCCcgcaacggttataaatgagacctcctgttcactcccctcgttgctcctctccgcatattttccctctgtgcctcgtttgaccagcggtggaagtgtttggtccgtgtgccctctcactggcattttcctgtctgttctcttgttgtccgtcctttACTTCACatctttcacctcctcctcttgctctgtccgtgattgtttttacgtctgtctgctccttctcgtttgttgccatgctgtccgtctttctaggttaaataaaaaaatcgaaatttccccaaacagcaagatctgtccgagggggttgtttaaaataataaactcttcttttcgaacaaacgaaaaacggacaatacattgacgtagaaacttattATACTAgtggaatagacacttaagttttGCTTCTTtccatctcactgtgacgacctcaatgggcgtgttcagcGTGGTATGTCTGttagcgaatgattccacccacaatacctattaatacatgtaaataaatcaggggaaatgtgcagaaaataaaaattaaggtgcaatgttatcataatattgtgtgacaaccctggagttgtcct from Platichthys flesus chromosome 22, fPlaFle2.1, whole genome shotgun sequence includes these protein-coding regions:
- the LOC133933466 gene encoding histone H4-like isoform X2 translates to MSISMSGRGKGGKGLGKGGAKRHRKVLRDNIQGITKPAIRRLARRGGVKRISGLIYEETRGVLKVFLENVIRDAVTYTEHAKRKTVTAMDVVYALKRQGRTLYGFGG
- the LOC133933466 gene encoding histone H4-like isoform X3; translated protein: MTNMSGRGKGGKGLGKGGAKRHRKVLRDNIQGITKPAIRRLARRGGVKRISGLIYEETRGVLKVFLENVIRDAVTYTEHAKRKTVTAMDVVYALKRQGRTLYGFGG